The window ACGCCGGCTACTACAGCGTGCGCATGCGCATGGACCCCAACGGCAAGGTCTACGTCTTCCCGGGCGGCAGCGACGAGGGGCAGGGCCACGCCACCTCCATCTCCCAGCTCGTGGGCGACGAGCTGCAGGTGTCGTTCGACGACGTCATGGTGGTGGAAGGAGACAGCCTGGCGTGCCCCTACGGCTCCGGCTCGTACTCCAGCCGCTTCTCGGTGGTGGGCACCACCGCCGTGACGCTGGCGGCGCGGGCGTTGCGGGAAAAGATCACCCAGATCGCTTCGGTGATGCTGCGGCACCCGCCCGGCGGGCTGGTGTTCGCCGACGGCCGGGTGTCGGTGGAAGGGCGCCCGGCGGAGGCGGTCTCCCTCTCGGAGATCGCTCGCGTCGCCTACTTCTACCCGTTCCAGTTGCCCGAGGGCATGGACCCCGGGCTCGAGACCCTGTACCACTTCCGCGACCCCAACATCGAGTTCGAGGCGGACGAACGCGGGCGCGTGGCCATGTTCAGCAGCTTCCCCTACGACGCCGAGGCGGCGGTGGTGGAGGTGGAGGCGGACACCGGGCTCTTGAGAATCCTGAAGTTCGTCTCCGTGCACGACTGCGGCAACATGCTGAACCCCCTCATCGTGCGGGGCCAGCATGTGGGCGCCCTGGCCCACGGCTTCGGCGGCGCCCTTTACGAGGAGCTGCCCTACACCGAGGAAGGGCAGCCCATGGCGGCCAGCTTCAAGGACTATTTCCTGCCCACCGCCATGGAGATGCCGGAGATGGTGCTGGAGCACATCGAGACCCCCAACCCGTTCACGCCCGGCGGCTTCAAGGGCGCCGGGGAGACCGGCACCGTGGGTCCGCCGGCGGTGTTGGCCAACGCGGTGGAGGACGCGCTCAAGCCCTTGGGTATCGCCGTCCGCCGGCTGCCGCTCACGCCACAGTACCTGTGGTCGCTCATCCAGGAGGCCAGGGGAGGCCGGTAACCGGACTCCGACCAAGTACCGACATGGCCTGAAAGGGAGACGTCACATGTCCGACAAGGTCCTGCTCGAAAAGACGGGCGACATCGCCGCCCTGACCTTGAACCGCCCGGAGAAGGGGAACGCCGTCGACCTGGAGGTGATGTTGGCGCTGACGGAAAAGCTCGCGGAAGCGGCGGCCGACAAGACGCTCCGTCTCATGGTCATCGAGGGCAGGGGCGACGACTTCTGCTCCGGGCGCGAGCCCGACGTGCCCCGGCCGGAGAACGCCGCGCAGTTTGCGGAAGCCCTCGGCCGGATCGTGCGCGTCAACGAGCTGCTGCAATCCTTCCCGGGAATCAGTTTGGCGGTGGTTCGGGGGAAGGCCTTCGGGTTCGGCTGCGGACTGGCGGTCCAAAGCGACGTGACGCTTGCCGCGGCCGACGCGCGCTTTGCGTTCCCCGAGATCAAGGCGGGTTTCCCGCCCACCATCGTCATGTCCTACCTGAGCCGCTGGATACACCGGAAGAAGGCCCTGGAACTGGTGATGACCGGAGGTGAGCTAAGCGCCGAGGAGGCCGAGCGGCAGGGCTTGGTGAACCGTGTGGTGCCGCCGGATCGGCTGGCGGACGAGAAGGGGCGCTGGATCGAGACTCTTTCGGGCCGGGACCTCGACGGTCTTCAGGCTACCAAGGCGTTTTTCAGGGACACGGCCGAATGGTCCACGGGCGCGGCGGCACAGTACGGCATCACTCGGTTGGCGAACTTCTTTGCGAGCCGGGGATAGGGCTGTTCGTGGCGCGGGGACTAGCGCCTGACTTCGATCTTGCGTCCGAAGCTGACCTCGCCCTTGTCGATCCTGAGGGAGAAACCGCAGTCCGGGTTGGTGCACACCCAGGCCTTGAACATGACCGATGCGCCATCCTGACCGTAGTCCGATAGCGGGATCAAAATGCCATTGTCGCATTTCTGACACTTCGGCAGTTCCATCTCCACTCCTCCTTTGCGGCGAAGCCAACTCGCCATAAAACCGTCCTTGCCTGCCCTGTTCGCTACGACTCGGCAAGTTAACAGATACCTCGGACCATATAGAAGTTTCGCCTCGAAATCAACTTTTCAGGGAAGCCGAGGCGTACCCATTCCGGTCTATGGAGGTCCTGCGCGCGAGTACGCGCGAGGGTGTGAATCACCCCTCACTATTTGACAGCTTCGCCTGGCCGGGGATAGTATGGAAAAGTGCCTCTGGCGGGTGCCGCCACCCTTTCGAAGAGGCATCCTCTCGCTTACATGACATTGCATTCATGTCCGTTGTGGCCATCATACCGGCGCGTTACGGGTCCACGCGGTTTCCGGGGAAGCCGCTCGCCAGGATCGGCACGAAGCCGATGATTCAGCACGTCTACGAGAGCACCGCGGCGGCGGAAGTTGTCCGGCGCACGCTCGTGGCCACCGACGACGCGAGGATTCTGGACGCGGTCAGGGGTTTCAACGGGGAGGCCGTGATGACCTCCGGGGAGCACGTGAGCGGAACGGACCGCTTGGCCGAGGTGGCCGCCGGCCTCGAGGCGGAGTGGATCGTCAATGTCCAGGGCGATCTCCCGTTCGTTCAGTCCGAGACCATCCGCGCGAGCGTGGACTGTCTGCGGCGGGACCCGGCGGTCCCCATGGCCACGGCGTGTACCTCGATCACCTCGGAGAACGAGTTTCTCGACCGGAACGTGGTCAAGGTGGTGACCGACCGGCAGGGCTTCGCCTGTTATTTCTCGCGCGCGCCCATCCCCTTCCACCGGGAGCCGCCGGCCGGGCCCGCTGGCTGGGGGCGCCGGCACCTGGGAATCTACGTGTACCGGCGGGACTTCCTCCTGCGCTTCGCCGCCATGCCGGCCGCGGAACCGGAGCTCATCGAGGGCCTGGAGCAGTTGCGCGCCCTGTATCACGGTTTCCGTATTCGGGTCGTGGACGTGGCGGAACCCGGCGTGGAGGTAAACACTCCGGACGACCTGGAACGGGCCGAGGCCTATTGGACAAGCGTGCACACGGGGAGATGCCATGGCTAACTTGCCACAGAAGTTCATCTTCGTGACCGGCGGGGTGATGTCGTCGCTGGGCAAGGGGCTGGCCGCGGCTTCCATCGGCGCGCTGCTGGAAAGCCGCGGTCTCAAGGTGACGCTTCTGAAGATGGATCCGTACATCAACGTCGATCCGGGGACCATGAGCCCGTACCAGCACGGCGAGGTGTTCGTGACCGACGACGGCGCCGAGACGGACCTCGACCTGGGACACTACGAGCGCTACGTCTCGTCGACCACCGGGCGGGCCAACAACTTCACCACCGGCCAGGTCTACGACACCGTCATCAGCAAGGAGCGGCGCGGAGATTACCTCGGCGGCACGGTCCAGGTGATTCCCCACATCACCGACGAGATCAAGCGGCGCATCGAGGCCGCGGCCGAGAACTACGACATCGCCATCTGCGAGGTGGGCGGCACCGTGGGCGACATCGAGGGGCTGCCGTTCCTGGAGGCCATCCGCCAGTTCGGCCGCGACCGCGGGCGGCAGAACGTCATCTACGTCCATCTCACCTACGTCCCGTACATCGCCGCCGGCGGCGAGCTCAAGACCAAGCCCACGCAGCACAGCGTGAAGGAGCTTACCGGGCTGGGCATCCAGCCGGATTTCCTCTTGTGCCGCACGGACCGTCTCCTGAGCCGCCCTCTCAAGGCGAAGATCGCCAGCTTCTGCAATGTCGACGAGAACTCGGTGATCACGGCCAAGGACGTGGAATGGATCTACGAGGTGCCGTTGGTGCTGCACCAGGAGGGTCTCGACGACCGCATCGTGGAGCGGCTGCAGATGTGGACCGGCACGCCCAACCTGCGCAAGTGGCAGAACACGGTGCACATCCTCAAGAACTCCAGGGAAACGGTGCGCATCGCCGTGGTGGGCAAGTACATGCAGCTCAAGGAGTCGTACA is drawn from Deltaproteobacteria bacterium and contains these coding sequences:
- a CDS encoding molybdopterin-dependent oxidoreductase, with translation AGYYSVRMRMDPNGKVYVFPGGSDEGQGHATSISQLVGDELQVSFDDVMVVEGDSLACPYGSGSYSSRFSVVGTTAVTLAARALREKITQIASVMLRHPPGGLVFADGRVSVEGRPAEAVSLSEIARVAYFYPFQLPEGMDPGLETLYHFRDPNIEFEADERGRVAMFSSFPYDAEAAVVEVEADTGLLRILKFVSVHDCGNMLNPLIVRGQHVGALAHGFGGALYEELPYTEEGQPMAASFKDYFLPTAMEMPEMVLEHIETPNPFTPGGFKGAGETGTVGPPAVLANAVEDALKPLGIAVRRLPLTPQYLWSLIQEARGGR
- a CDS encoding enoyl-CoA hydratase/isomerase family protein; translation: MSDKVLLEKTGDIAALTLNRPEKGNAVDLEVMLALTEKLAEAAADKTLRLMVIEGRGDDFCSGREPDVPRPENAAQFAEALGRIVRVNELLQSFPGISLAVVRGKAFGFGCGLAVQSDVTLAAADARFAFPEIKAGFPPTIVMSYLSRWIHRKKALELVMTGGELSAEEAERQGLVNRVVPPDRLADEKGRWIETLSGRDLDGLQATKAFFRDTAEWSTGAAAQYGITRLANFFASRG
- the kdsB gene encoding 3-deoxy-manno-octulosonate cytidylyltransferase; this translates as MSVVAIIPARYGSTRFPGKPLARIGTKPMIQHVYESTAAAEVVRRTLVATDDARILDAVRGFNGEAVMTSGEHVSGTDRLAEVAAGLEAEWIVNVQGDLPFVQSETIRASVDCLRRDPAVPMATACTSITSENEFLDRNVVKVVTDRQGFACYFSRAPIPFHREPPAGPAGWGRRHLGIYVYRRDFLLRFAAMPAAEPELIEGLEQLRALYHGFRIRVVDVAEPGVEVNTPDDLERAEAYWTSVHTGRCHG
- a CDS encoding CTP synthase, which translates into the protein MPQKFIFVTGGVMSSLGKGLAAASIGALLESRGLKVTLLKMDPYINVDPGTMSPYQHGEVFVTDDGAETDLDLGHYERYVSSTTGRANNFTTGQVYDTVISKERRGDYLGGTVQVIPHITDEIKRRIEAAAENYDIAICEVGGTVGDIEGLPFLEAIRQFGRDRGRQNVIYVHLTYVPYIAAGGELKTKPTQHSVKELTGLGIQPDFLLCRTDRLLSRPLKAKIASFCNVDENSVITAKDVEWIYEVPLVLHQEGLDDRIVERLQMWTGTPNLRKWQNTVHILKNSRETVRIAVVGKYMQLKESYKSLMEALVHGGIANGVHVELECIEAEKMEKRDVHKFLDGVNGVLIPGGFGDRGTEGKVRAVRYARENKVPFFGICLGMQIAVAEFARNVCSLKGANSVEMDPKTKHPVIHLMDEQKEVDRMGGTMRLGAYPCVLASDSLSARMYRKKKISERHRHRYEFNNRYRETMTEQGLRISGLSPDGNLVEVVELADHPWFVGCQFHPEFKSRPTECHPLFKGFIRAAVQHRGSVKEVPRMRIVADAARS